The following proteins come from a genomic window of Methanosarcina sp. MTP4:
- a CDS encoding amidohydrolase family protein, translating to MYGIEKIISGTIISGPELEPIRGYVCIKNGIITEIGEENTNSSNIIAPCFINAHTHLGDSVFKDPSLGKVSGFRVERELDSLVKPPDGLKHRILRQTSYPALIESIRRSLLDMIETGTFAFADFREGGVVGAAALNKALEGLNIHSLVFGRPDKPELALETVLNEIKRVLLHSDGLGMSGANDLDFKRLEEIAACTRKRNKLFAIHAGEKKRDDIEKALSLNPDLLIHLTKAEKKDLDQVADAGIPVVVCPRSNFVTGVGMAPIAEMLEAGIRVAAGTDNVMLNSVNMFAEMEFMSKVFSIDDRQVFKICTLNGSFVMGLDSKGSIEKGNKANLMILNGNSNNLTGIKDPINGVVRRARPDDILSVLHSKQMENIT from the coding sequence ATGTACGGCATTGAAAAGATCATCTCCGGAACTATAATTTCAGGCCCCGAACTTGAACCTATCAGGGGCTACGTCTGCATAAAAAACGGGATAATTACGGAAATCGGAGAAGAAAACACTAATTCTTCCAACATTATAGCACCCTGTTTCATCAACGCCCACACCCACCTTGGGGATTCCGTATTCAAAGACCCGTCTCTGGGGAAAGTTTCCGGTTTCAGGGTTGAAAGAGAACTTGATTCACTTGTAAAACCCCCTGATGGATTGAAACATCGGATACTTCGACAAACATCCTATCCGGCCCTCATAGAAAGCATTAGAAGGTCTCTGCTCGATATGATCGAAACGGGTACTTTTGCTTTTGCGGATTTCAGAGAAGGAGGAGTTGTGGGGGCTGCAGCACTGAATAAAGCTCTTGAAGGCCTTAATATCCATTCTCTTGTATTCGGAAGACCAGATAAACCCGAATTAGCTCTGGAAACCGTTCTGAATGAGATAAAAAGAGTTCTTTTGCACTCTGACGGGCTAGGGATGAGCGGAGCAAACGATCTGGACTTCAAGCGCCTAGAAGAAATTGCCGCCTGCACCAGGAAAAGGAATAAACTCTTTGCAATCCATGCAGGAGAAAAAAAGAGGGACGACATTGAAAAAGCCCTTTCACTGAATCCTGATTTGCTCATTCACCTTACAAAAGCAGAAAAAAAAGACCTGGACCAGGTAGCAGATGCCGGAATTCCGGTAGTTGTCTGTCCAAGATCCAACTTTGTAACAGGAGTTGGCATGGCACCTATTGCCGAAATGCTCGAAGCAGGTATTCGAGTAGCCGCCGGCACTGATAATGTAATGTTAAATTCTGTAAATATGTTTGCTGAAATGGAATTTATGTCCAAAGTGTTTTCGATTGATGACAGACAAGTATTTAAAATTTGTACACTTAATGGTTCTTTTGTAATGGGGCTTGATTCCAAGGGTTCAATAGAAAAGGGGAATAAAGCTAATTTGATGATCCTTAACGGAAATTCAAATAATCTTACAGGGATAAAGGACCCGATAAATGGAGTCGTCAGGCGGGCCAGACCCGACGATATACTATCCGTGCTTCATTCAAAGCAGATGGAGAACATAACATGA
- a CDS encoding peroxiredoxin has product MDENASEQIRMPLIGDDAPAFTAVTTKGTINFPEDYKGKWVILFSHPADFTPVCTTEFMTFASMQEEFREINTELIGLSIDSVFSHVAWLQRIEEKIEYRGMKNLKIDFPVIADLTMDVAKKYGMVQPNASTTQAVRAVFLMDPEAKIRAIIYYPLANGRNMQEIKRLLNALQKSDAEKIATPANWQPGDDVIIPPPTSIDGARERLEKEEEGRCCLDWFMCLKKDK; this is encoded by the coding sequence ATGGACGAAAACGCAAGTGAACAGATACGTATGCCGCTGATAGGAGATGATGCTCCTGCCTTTACCGCAGTAACAACCAAAGGTACGATCAACTTTCCCGAAGATTACAAAGGAAAATGGGTAATCCTGTTCAGCCACCCCGCAGACTTCACACCCGTATGCACCACCGAGTTCATGACCTTTGCCAGCATGCAGGAAGAATTCAGGGAAATAAACACGGAACTTATAGGGCTGTCCATAGACAGCGTATTTTCTCACGTCGCCTGGCTGCAGAGGATCGAGGAAAAAATTGAGTACAGGGGTATGAAAAACCTGAAGATCGATTTCCCCGTGATTGCAGACCTGACGATGGACGTTGCAAAGAAGTACGGGATGGTACAGCCAAATGCCTCGACAACCCAGGCGGTCAGAGCAGTATTTTTGATGGACCCCGAGGCAAAAATCAGGGCAATCATCTATTATCCGCTGGCAAACGGGAGAAACATGCAGGAAATCAAGAGACTCCTGAACGCCCTTCAGAAGAGTGACGCCGAAAAGATTGCAACTCCGGCAAACTGGCAGCCAGGGGACGACGTTATCATCCCACCTCCCACCTCAATTGACGGTGCAAGAGAAAGGCTTGAAAAAGAAGAGGAAGGAAGGTGCTGCCTTGATTGGTTCATGTGCCTGAAGAAGGACAAATAA
- a CDS encoding toprim domain-containing protein: MVDVEVYRKRLERLEELLSELSEYAEKGSIIIVEGKRDVLSLKKLGIEGHFELATQHPLLNFSEKIARQNRDIVVLTDWDRRGDLLASKLTEYFGNLAINPELQIRHKLKLITQKEIKDVESLYTYVSKLRALTGAYTDSDLC, translated from the coding sequence GTGGTTGATGTTGAAGTATACAGAAAAAGGCTTGAGAGGCTTGAAGAGCTGCTTTCCGAGCTTTCTGAGTATGCCGAAAAAGGCTCTATAATAATAGTGGAAGGCAAAAGAGATGTTCTTTCGCTAAAGAAGCTTGGGATAGAAGGACATTTTGAGCTTGCCACCCAGCACCCTCTTCTTAATTTCTCCGAGAAAATAGCACGGCAGAACCGGGATATTGTCGTGCTTACTGACTGGGACCGCAGAGGGGACCTGCTGGCCTCAAAACTAACTGAATATTTCGGAAATCTCGCCATAAATCCCGAACTTCAGATCCGGCATAAGCTAAAGCTCATTACGCAGAAAGAAATCAAGGATGTGGAAAGCCTGTACACATATGTCTCAAAGCTCAGAGCTTTAACAGGCGCATACACTGACTCTGATCTATGCTGA
- a CDS encoding universal stress protein, producing MTSEFYRNIVIATDGSENSDRAISYGIEIAKMSGATVHALYVVDTSSFSSIPMDAGWEAMYEILKNEGNKAISYVKETGEATGVEVKEILGEGHPSNEIIDFAENNNVDLIVMGTHGKSGIDRFLLGSVAEKVVRNSKIPVMVVRS from the coding sequence ATGACAAGCGAGTTTTACAGGAACATTGTGATTGCAACCGATGGATCTGAGAACAGTGACAGGGCGATATCTTATGGGATTGAGATTGCAAAAATGAGCGGGGCTACAGTCCATGCACTCTACGTGGTGGATACATCTTCTTTTTCCTCAATACCCATGGATGCCGGTTGGGAAGCAATGTACGAAATCCTGAAGAATGAAGGGAATAAAGCGATTTCCTACGTAAAGGAAACCGGAGAAGCCACGGGGGTTGAAGTCAAAGAAATTCTTGGGGAAGGACATCCGAGCAACGAGATAATCGATTTCGCAGAAAACAACAACGTTGACCTGATAGTAATGGGAACACACGGAAAAAGTGGGATTGACAGGTTCCTCCTTGGCAGCGTTGCTGAGAAAGTTGTACGGAACTCAAAGATCCCGGTAATGGTTGTCAGGAGTTAA
- a CDS encoding CBS domain-containing protein: protein MPKNIFIEDIMVRDVACATLPGSRDEVLKILKNKQISGVPVLKDSKVVGLVTRSNILRNPEEEQLALLMTRDPITITPESDLQTAARLLLEHRIRRLPVVDDGKLVGLVTVSDVIGTIADMNIESPIKDYVDKKVVAAYSETPLPVIARIMELAGVKAAPMLDGNLELVGIISDRDVVSASVIEDSVEVSDMSAGSDDDAWTWESMRDTMSIYYSVSRIKVPNLIAKDVMIREPITATYITSVSDCARKMKRNRIDQIPIINSNRKLQGLLRDRDLLKPLIDAE, encoded by the coding sequence ATGCCAAAAAACATTTTCATTGAAGATATCATGGTGAGGGACGTTGCATGTGCAACCCTTCCCGGTTCCAGAGACGAGGTTCTTAAAATCCTGAAGAACAAACAAATCTCAGGGGTACCCGTGCTCAAGGACTCGAAGGTAGTCGGGCTTGTAACCAGAAGTAACATTCTGCGCAATCCCGAAGAGGAGCAGCTGGCCCTCCTCATGACTAGAGACCCTATCACCATCACCCCGGAGTCGGACCTGCAAACCGCTGCCCGTCTGCTCCTTGAACACAGGATTCGGAGGTTACCTGTGGTCGATGACGGAAAACTCGTCGGGCTTGTTACGGTGTCAGACGTAATCGGCACCATTGCCGACATGAACATCGAGTCTCCTATCAAGGACTATGTTGACAAGAAGGTAGTTGCAGCTTACAGTGAAACGCCTTTACCTGTCATCGCCAGGATCATGGAACTCGCAGGTGTCAAGGCAGCCCCGATGCTTGACGGAAACCTGGAACTCGTGGGGATTATATCGGACAGGGACGTCGTGAGCGCCAGCGTAATCGAAGACAGTGTAGAGGTGTCTGACATGTCAGCAGGTTCGGACGACGACGCCTGGACCTGGGAATCCATGCGCGACACCATGAGTATTTACTACAGCGTTTCCAGGATCAAAGTCCCGAACCTCATCGCAAAAGACGTGATGATCCGGGAACCGATTACTGCCACATACATAACTTCGGTAAGCGACTGTGCAAGGAAGATGAAACGGAACAGGATCGACCAGATTCCCATCATCAACTCCAACAGGAAACTGCAGGGGCTCCTGAGGGACCGCGACCTCCTGAAACCACTGATTGACGCCGAATAA
- the crcB gene encoding fluoride efflux transporter CrcB: MPFLEKDTDKMFLIGAGGFLGAVCRFLLCELVDAELGVLSVNVLGSFMLGMIMYDTEYLGFIGPKGKIAFGTGFMGAFTTFSTFAVQSFGMTFLPAMGNISLNLLLTLTGVFLGRSVIKSISSRRI; the protein is encoded by the coding sequence ATGCCCTTTCTGGAAAAAGATACGGACAAGATGTTTCTTATAGGAGCCGGAGGGTTTCTGGGTGCAGTGTGCCGGTTCCTGCTCTGCGAACTTGTTGATGCGGAGTTAGGGGTCCTTTCGGTAAACGTACTCGGGAGTTTCATGCTTGGAATGATCATGTACGACACGGAATACCTGGGGTTCATAGGGCCAAAAGGAAAAATCGCTTTTGGGACCGGGTTTATGGGGGCATTTACCACTTTTTCCACCTTTGCAGTCCAGTCTTTCGGGATGACCTTTCTTCCTGCAATGGGTAACATCAGCCTAAACCTTCTTTTGACCCTTACAGGGGTTTTCCTTGGCAGAAGCGTAATAAAATCAATTTCAAGTCGGAGGATCTGA
- the proC gene encoding pyrroline-5-carboxylate reductase codes for MTVQNKNIGFIGAGKMGSALMQGIIKAGIVDPSSVGASDVYEPGLKALEEQLGIRVSTDNSVIVEDSDILLLAVKPQILGSVLAKLSAILTPEKLVISIAAGVPLSTYEDALPEGTRVVRVMPNIAATVSEAASGIAPGKNATGEDIETALEIFSAVGTAVRVPESLMDAVTGLSGSGPAFIFPIIEAMADGAVFEGLDRQSALSLAAQTVLGAAKMALETGMHPGELKDMVTSPGGTTIQGVHALEEAGVRAAFMNAVIRASERSKELGKK; via the coding sequence ATGACAGTTCAGAACAAAAATATAGGATTTATCGGGGCAGGGAAGATGGGTTCTGCCCTCATGCAGGGTATCATAAAAGCCGGGATCGTGGACCCTTCAAGTGTAGGGGCAAGCGACGTGTATGAGCCTGGCCTGAAAGCCCTGGAAGAACAGCTGGGAATCCGGGTGTCGACTGACAACAGCGTAATTGTAGAGGATTCGGATATTCTTCTCCTTGCCGTGAAGCCTCAGATCCTGGGCTCTGTGCTTGCAAAGCTGAGTGCAATTCTCACTCCTGAAAAGCTTGTGATCTCGATTGCTGCAGGAGTTCCCCTCTCCACTTATGAGGATGCCTTGCCAGAAGGCACAAGGGTTGTGCGCGTGATGCCAAACATTGCAGCCACGGTTTCGGAAGCTGCTTCCGGGATTGCTCCTGGTAAAAACGCTACTGGTGAAGATATTGAAACAGCCCTTGAGATCTTCTCTGCCGTGGGGACTGCTGTACGGGTTCCGGAATCTCTTATGGATGCGGTAACCGGGCTTTCCGGAAGTGGGCCTGCCTTCATCTTCCCGATAATCGAGGCCATGGCCGACGGAGCTGTTTTTGAAGGGCTGGACCGGCAAAGTGCTCTCTCTCTCGCTGCCCAGACCGTGCTGGGGGCTGCAAAAATGGCTCTTGAAACGGGCATGCACCCCGGAGAACTCAAGGATATGGTCACATCTCCGGGAGGGACCACAATTCAGGGCGTTCACGCCCTCGAAGAAGCCGGGGTAAGGGCTGCCTTCATGAATGCCGTTATCAGGGCAAGTGAGCGCTCTAAAGAACTTGGGAAAAAATAA
- a CDS encoding glutamate-5-semialdehyde dehydrogenase gives MAEDIETKVITAKKASIELASVSTEIKNRALEAMADALDRERKAILEANVKDCEYAEELKKSGKLTQALVDRLKVNDSKIDGMIAGIRDVIKLEDPVGETLSALELDDGLILYQVSCPIGLIGVIFESRPDVVPQVMSLCLKSGNATIFKGGSEARESNRTIFDILVRAIESTEGMPQGAFQLIETREEVMDLLSLDAYIDLLIPRGSNEFVKFIQDNTRIPVLGHTSGICHYYIDEFADLETAWKVCFDAKVQYPAVCNAIETLLVNRNLAEAFLPKMAEMYLEAGVELRCDEDSYTLLAGKGLSSLAKATAEDWGLEYNDLILSVKIVDSIKEAIDHINTYGSHHSDGIITTSDERRKKFTGLVDSSSIMVNASTRFADGYRYGKGAEVGISTNKIHSRGPTGMEGLLIYKYILMGKGHIVADYAGKDAKPFAHRKLDLKFGDAN, from the coding sequence ATGGCTGAGGATATCGAAACGAAGGTAATTACGGCAAAGAAAGCGTCAATCGAACTTGCCAGCGTGAGTACGGAAATTAAAAACAGGGCTCTGGAGGCCATGGCAGATGCCCTTGATAGGGAAAGAAAAGCAATTCTCGAAGCAAATGTAAAGGACTGTGAATATGCTGAAGAGCTGAAAAAATCCGGGAAGCTCACCCAGGCTCTTGTGGACAGGCTGAAGGTCAACGATTCGAAAATTGATGGGATGATAGCAGGAATCAGGGACGTAATAAAACTGGAAGACCCTGTGGGAGAAACCCTTTCGGCTCTTGAACTTGATGATGGGCTGATCCTCTATCAGGTGAGTTGTCCTATTGGCCTGATAGGGGTTATCTTCGAGTCCCGGCCTGACGTGGTGCCACAGGTCATGTCCCTTTGCCTGAAAAGCGGGAACGCAACGATTTTCAAGGGCGGGAGTGAAGCAAGGGAGTCGAACCGCACGATCTTCGATATTCTCGTAAGAGCTATCGAATCCACGGAAGGAATGCCACAGGGTGCTTTTCAGTTGATAGAGACCCGGGAAGAGGTCATGGATCTCCTTAGCCTGGACGCTTACATAGACCTCCTTATCCCGAGGGGTTCCAACGAATTTGTCAAGTTCATTCAGGATAACACGAGGATCCCAGTGCTGGGGCACACAAGTGGCATTTGCCACTATTACATAGACGAGTTTGCGGACCTGGAAACGGCCTGGAAGGTCTGTTTCGATGCGAAGGTGCAGTACCCTGCGGTCTGCAATGCAATCGAAACCCTGCTCGTAAATCGGAACCTTGCCGAAGCTTTCCTCCCGAAAATGGCGGAAATGTATCTTGAAGCCGGAGTGGAGCTGCGCTGCGATGAGGATAGCTACACCCTGCTTGCAGGAAAGGGTCTGTCTTCTCTTGCAAAGGCTACGGCAGAGGACTGGGGCCTTGAGTACAATGACCTTATCCTTTCTGTCAAAATCGTTGACTCGATCAAGGAAGCCATTGACCACATCAATACCTACGGCTCCCACCACAGCGACGGGATCATCACCACAAGCGATGAGAGGAGAAAGAAGTTCACCGGGCTTGTAGATTCTTCCAGTATCATGGTTAATGCCTCCACTCGCTTTGCAGACGGCTATCGCTATGGAAAAGGTGCCGAAGTCGGGATCAGCACGAACAAGATTCATTCCCGGGGGCCGACGGGCATGGAAGGCCTTCTGATTTACAAGTACATCCTCATGGGGAAAGGGCACATTGTAGCGGATTATGCCGGAAAAGACGCAAAACCCTTCGCTCACAGGAAACTTGACCTTAAGTTTGGAGATGCTAACTGA
- the crcB gene encoding fluoride efflux transporter CrcB, translating into MFFPPVLGKLLLVGAGGFIGASLRYTVSSRVPKIRSIPAGTLTVNILGSIVLALLTLSSEPESMVYLVNIGMLGSFTTFSTFAYETFRLLEEGENLSFFLNIFLNVTLCLAGVSVAYMVLNV; encoded by the coding sequence TTGTTTTTCCCGCCGGTTCTGGGAAAACTCCTCCTTGTTGGTGCCGGAGGCTTCATCGGGGCATCCCTCAGATATACGGTTTCAAGCCGGGTCCCGAAAATAAGGAGCATCCCCGCAGGAACCCTGACGGTAAATATTCTGGGAAGCATCGTCCTCGCGCTCCTGACTCTTTCCTCCGAACCTGAGTCCATGGTCTATCTGGTGAATATCGGAATGCTAGGCTCCTTCACAACTTTCTCCACCTTTGCCTATGAAACCTTCCGGCTCCTCGAAGAAGGTGAAAACCTCTCTTTTTTCCTGAATATCTTCCTGAATGTCACGCTCTGCCTGGCAGGTGTGAGTGTTGCATACATGGTTCTTAATGTGTGA
- a CDS encoding DUF356 domain-containing protein: MKSFALVRADDSDKVKIALHDLERYGHIQFSATPRCIEPNIADDLLVSVMGVPLKSKCNSAALVELNNHAGAAISRLKKIHPPAHIIIISPRHKMFEELAGKFQKYPEFDRTFNQQKHPDNLSMVQEKEEADKAVQNE, from the coding sequence ATGAAATCTTTCGCATTAGTCCGGGCAGACGACTCGGACAAAGTAAAAATAGCCCTGCATGACTTAGAACGGTACGGACACATTCAGTTTTCAGCTACTCCCAGATGCATCGAACCAAATATAGCCGATGATCTTCTTGTCAGCGTAATGGGAGTACCTCTCAAGTCAAAATGCAACTCTGCAGCACTTGTAGAACTGAACAACCATGCTGGAGCAGCAATTAGCAGATTGAAGAAAATTCATCCTCCTGCCCATATAATCATCATCAGTCCGAGGCACAAGATGTTCGAGGAGCTGGCTGGCAAGTTCCAGAAGTATCCAGAATTTGACAGAACGTTTAACCAGCAAAAGCATCCCGATAACCTCTCTATGGTTCAGGAAAAAGAGGAAGCTGACAAAGCAGTGCAAAATGAATAG
- the proB gene encoding glutamate 5-kinase — MTDRKQFFHDVNKVVIKIGTSSITKRNCDETKENCSIDPVFMEGVAAQVFELRKHGKEVILVSSGAIGVGLHEMGIAPKPRAIPIRQAAAAVGQSLLMQDWIRAFSKYGMKVAQILLTYDFYSDRVTYLNLRNSISTLLEYGVVPIINENDCTCTNEIEAIFGDNDKLSAMVASKIDADLLVILSDIEGLFDRNPKMNSDARLISLVEKITPEIESYGGDPTSFKGVGGMRTKIKAAKICSMAGCYVVIANSDIDDVLLKILSGEDVGTLFLAERHIQKNRSRWIILSKASGTIRVDAGAKAAILGKNSLLPAGVVGVEGDFGRGDVVKLECAGRVFAKGITDYTSEELMEIKGAHTDQIESILGYKNYDNVIKTENIGFMDSSEHPE; from the coding sequence TTGACAGATAGAAAACAGTTTTTCCACGATGTAAACAAGGTTGTTATCAAGATCGGGACTTCCTCGATAACCAAACGGAACTGTGACGAAACGAAGGAAAACTGCAGCATAGATCCGGTATTCATGGAAGGGGTCGCAGCCCAGGTTTTCGAACTTAGAAAGCATGGGAAAGAAGTGATCCTTGTAAGCTCGGGCGCCATAGGTGTGGGGCTCCATGAAATGGGTATTGCTCCCAAACCCCGGGCAATCCCGATCCGGCAGGCTGCGGCAGCGGTTGGCCAAAGCCTCCTGATGCAGGACTGGATCCGGGCATTTTCGAAGTATGGAATGAAGGTTGCGCAGATCCTCCTGACCTATGACTTCTACTCGGACCGGGTGACCTACCTGAACCTGCGGAACAGTATCTCCACTTTGCTCGAGTACGGAGTCGTTCCAATCATTAATGAAAACGACTGCACCTGCACGAATGAGATTGAAGCTATTTTCGGGGATAACGACAAGCTTTCAGCAATGGTTGCCAGCAAGATCGATGCCGACCTTCTGGTCATTCTCTCGGACATTGAAGGGCTCTTTGACAGGAACCCGAAGATGAACAGCGATGCCCGACTCATCTCCCTGGTGGAAAAAATTACCCCCGAAATCGAGAGTTATGGGGGAGACCCTACCAGCTTTAAAGGGGTTGGGGGGATGCGGACGAAAATCAAGGCTGCAAAGATCTGCAGCATGGCAGGCTGCTATGTTGTGATCGCAAACAGCGATATAGATGATGTTCTCCTCAAAATCCTTTCAGGTGAGGATGTGGGGACTCTCTTCCTTGCAGAAAGGCACATCCAGAAAAACCGCTCCCGCTGGATTATTCTCTCGAAAGCTTCAGGGACTATCCGCGTGGACGCCGGGGCAAAAGCTGCAATTCTCGGGAAAAACAGTCTTCTTCCTGCGGGAGTTGTAGGTGTTGAGGGTGATTTTGGCAGGGGCGATGTCGTGAAACTCGAATGTGCTGGCAGGGTTTTTGCAAAAGGGATCACTGACTATACTTCCGAAGAACTGATGGAAATAAAAGGAGCTCACACCGACCAGATCGAGAGTATCCTCGGTTATAAAAACTATGACAATGTCATAAAGACGGAAAACATCGGGTTTATGGATTCGTCGGAACATCCTGAGTAA
- a CDS encoding DUF167 domain-containing protein, with protein sequence MSFEDAIKSLDSGVIVDIEVTPGSKSVSVPSGYNEWRKRIEVKLTKNAQKGKANGQLIESLAEFFGISSSSIMISSGATSSKKSVLIKGISYEQAVSVFGSRLK encoded by the coding sequence ATGTCTTTTGAAGACGCAATAAAATCACTGGATTCCGGAGTAATTGTGGATATAGAGGTCACACCCGGGTCAAAATCCGTGTCTGTTCCCAGTGGTTATAATGAATGGCGTAAGAGAATTGAGGTCAAACTTACTAAAAATGCCCAGAAAGGAAAAGCAAATGGACAGTTGATCGAAAGCCTTGCTGAATTTTTCGGAATCAGTAGTTCCAGCATCATGATCAGCAGTGGGGCTACAAGCAGCAAAAAATCTGTTTTGATAAAAGGTATTTCTTACGAGCAGGCAGTCTCGGTTTTTGGGTCCCGTTTGAAATAA
- a CDS encoding 2,5-diamino-6-(ribosylamino)-4(3H)-pyrimidinone 5'-phosphate reductase has product MDRPFIFINSAMSADGKLSTKERKQVRISGKQDFERVDELRAQADAIMVGIGTVLADDPSLTVKSPERKATRKAEGRDENPVRIVVDSSARTPLDADIFRKGEGKRIIAVSKSAPSEKVRDLEKKARVIKTGEERVDLPELARELKKIGIDTLMVEGGATLNWGMLSACLVDEIYTFAGNVIIGGKAAPTFADGEGFTEAELLKLELLSAEPIEEGVLLKWKVKGKRN; this is encoded by the coding sequence ATGGACAGACCTTTTATTTTTATTAATTCCGCAATGTCCGCAGACGGTAAGCTCTCGACAAAAGAGCGCAAACAGGTCCGTATCTCAGGAAAACAGGATTTTGAACGGGTGGACGAACTCCGGGCGCAGGCAGACGCCATCATGGTCGGAATAGGAACCGTGCTTGCAGATGACCCGAGCCTCACCGTAAAATCCCCGGAGAGAAAAGCCACTAGGAAAGCCGAAGGAAGAGACGAAAATCCGGTAAGGATCGTCGTAGACAGTTCCGCCAGGACCCCTCTTGACGCAGATATTTTCAGGAAAGGAGAGGGAAAGAGGATCATTGCCGTTTCAAAGTCAGCCCCTTCCGAGAAAGTAAGGGATCTCGAAAAAAAGGCAAGGGTCATCAAAACCGGTGAAGAACGGGTAGACCTCCCCGAACTTGCCAGGGAATTGAAAAAAATAGGGATCGATACCCTGATGGTAGAAGGCGGTGCTACCCTGAACTGGGGAATGCTTTCCGCATGCCTTGTGGACGAAATCTATACTTTTGCAGGAAACGTCATTATAGGAGGAAAAGCTGCCCCTACCTTCGCAGATGGGGAAGGATTTACGGAAGCCGAACTCCTGAAACTTGAACTGCTCTCGGCAGAGCCGATAGAAGAAGGTGTCCTCCTGAAGTGGAAAGTCAAAGGAAAAAGGAACTGA
- a CDS encoding YkgJ family cysteine cluster protein, with amino-acid sequence MVSVINKYLETELAEAKKDLEGLRTYPDSDFACIVKELGFKCELCARCCTKEFNDHVFLLDSDAAVIKEIDPAALEPAPYYEFCDQKGRFYVSGYALKTKADGSCIFLENKRCKIYGKRPSICRVYPYMLHKEADETGNVDWRQISGLNEHGSYHSELDDSECEAVVRETKAYEKAYLLQLIDFFKAVQAHFEKNGLKHVQRTYDKRIREFRKGEVEIEVFVYYEGRFEKHTLHSGEA; translated from the coding sequence GTGGTCAGCGTAATAAACAAATACCTTGAAACTGAGCTTGCCGAAGCTAAAAAAGATCTTGAGGGCTTGAGGACTTATCCGGACTCTGATTTTGCCTGCATCGTCAAAGAATTGGGCTTCAAATGCGAACTTTGCGCTCGCTGCTGTACGAAGGAGTTCAACGACCACGTCTTCCTGCTCGACTCCGATGCAGCTGTAATAAAAGAAATCGATCCTGCAGCTCTCGAACCTGCTCCCTACTATGAGTTTTGCGACCAGAAAGGCCGGTTTTACGTCTCGGGCTATGCGCTGAAAACAAAAGCCGACGGTTCCTGCATCTTTCTCGAAAACAAACGCTGCAAAATTTATGGGAAGCGTCCCTCAATCTGCAGGGTCTATCCCTACATGCTCCACAAGGAGGCAGACGAAACGGGAAATGTCGACTGGCGGCAGATTAGCGGCCTGAACGAGCACGGGAGCTATCACTCGGAGCTTGATGATTCCGAATGTGAAGCCGTCGTTCGGGAGACGAAAGCTTATGAAAAAGCCTACCTCCTGCAGTTGATTGATTTCTTCAAAGCCGTTCAGGCCCACTTCGAGAAAAACGGCCTGAAACATGTCCAGAGAACCTATGATAAAAGGATTCGAGAATTCCGGAAAGGTGAGGTCGAAATAGAGGTTTTCGTGTACTATGAGGGCCGGTTTGAAAAGCACACGCTGCACTCCGGAGAGGCTTGA
- a CDS encoding DUF5350 domain-containing protein gives MGKTGSIEWIKAKGRKGRVIKIEKSKAHKAHPGPAQRFTSSGHKRRFMRRSPKALVK, from the coding sequence ATGGGCAAAACCGGCAGCATTGAATGGATAAAGGCAAAAGGCAGAAAAGGCAGAGTAATCAAGATCGAAAAGTCAAAGGCACACAAGGCACACCCAGGGCCTGCACAGCGCTTCACTTCCTCCGGGCACAAGAGGCGCTTCATGAGAAGGTCCCCGAAAGCCCTTGTTAAGTGA